From Jiangella mangrovi:
CCCACGGGGTGTTCGCCACCCGGCGCGACACCGCGAGGATGGCCAGCACGACGACCAGCGCCACCACCGTCAGCACCGGCGTCAGGTTGGTGGCCAGGCTGAACGCGGCGCCGGGGTTGCGGATGAGCCGCAGCTGCACCAGTTCGCCGATGACCGGGACCGCGCGCCCGGGGTCGAGCAGCGCCACCGCCAGGATCTTCGTCAGCTGGTCGGCTGCGAGGACGGCGGCGGCCACGGCCAGGAGGACGCCGGCACGACGGCGCCCTCCGTCCGTCAGCGGCGCTCCTGCCGCTGCTTGCACGTCATGCACAGAGTGGCCCGCGGGAACGCCTGCAACCGGGCCTTGCCGATGGGATTGCCGCAGCTCTCGCAGATGCCGTACGTGCCGTTCTCGATGCGGCCCAGCGCACGCTCGGTCTGGATGAGCATGTCGCGGTGACTCGCCGCCAGCGACATCTCGTGCTCGCGCTCGAACGTCTTCGTGCCGGTGTCGGCCTGGTCCTCGCCGCCGCTGTCGCCGCTGCGCAGGAGGTCGGCGATGTCGGCCTCGGCGTCGGCGATCTCTTGGCGCAGCCGTGTCGCGTCGGAGTTCAGCTGCTCGCGCACCTCGGTGAGCTCGTCCTCACTCCACGGGTCCTCGTCCTCGCGGACCACCAGAACGGCCGCCTCAGCGGCCTCGACCTTGCTGTTTCCGGCCACGGTGTCCACCTTCGCCTTCGCACCAGCCATCTGCCTCGCCACCCTTCCGTTCCCCCGTGTACCCCGCCCACCCCTGAGCAAGAGCCAGGTGCCGCGAGGATAGATCGAGAATCGCCCAGCATCAATGCGCCTCGCGCATGAGTTCTGCCAGCCGCGACGCCGCAGCGTCCGGGACCTCGACAGTCTTCGTCCTGCTGGTCGTGCCGGTGAGCAACGTCACCTCCCGCTTCCGTATTCCCAGGGCCGCGGCGACGGCGTCCAGGGCGGCCGTGGTGGCGGCGCCGTCCACGGCCCGTTCCTGGACGGCAACGACCAGGGCGTCGCCGTACGTTCCGCCCACCGCCGTCCGGGAGGCGCCCGGCCGGACCCGGATCGTCACACGCACGCCGCCCAGAATAGGTCGTCGCAGCGTGGTCGCGGCGTACACTGGCACCGTCGCGAGCAGGCGTTGACGGGGCCATCACCTCCGAGCCGCCGGAAGAACGGCACCCTGGTGCTCACTAGACCCGGCCGCGGCGAACGAAGCGGACCAGCGTCGCTGGTCAAGGAGGGTGGTACCGCGGGGCGCGCCTCGTCCCTCCGTCGGAGCAGAGTCGACGGAGGATTCGAGAGAAGAGATGACCGACCCCACCGGCTACCGCGAGGTGCCCGCCCAGGTCGACCTTCCGGCGCTGGAGCACGACGTCCTCGCGTTCTGGCGCGACAACGACGTGTTCGCGCAGACGGTGAAGGCCAGCGAGGGCCGCCCTCAGTGGAACTTCTACGAGGGGCCGCCCACCGCCAACGGGATGCCCGGCACCCACCACATCGAGGCGCGCGTCTTCAAGGACGTCTTCCCGCGCTACCGCACGATGAAGGGCTACCACGTCCCGCGCCAGGCCGGCTGGGACTGCCACGGCCTGCCCGTCGAGATCGCGGTCGAGAAGGAGCTGGGCTTCGAGGCCAAGAGCGACATCGAGGCCTACGGCGTCGCCGAGTTCAACGCGAAGTGCCGCGAGTCGGTCCTGCGCCACGTCGACGCGTTCGAGCAGCTCACCGAGCGCATGGGCTACTGGGTCGACCTCTCGCAGGCGTACCGCACCATGGACGCGTCGTACATCCAGAGCGTCTGGTGGTCGCTCAAGCAGATCTTCGACAAGGGCCTGCTGGTCGAGGACTACCGGGTGTCGCCGTACTGTCCCCGCGACGAGACGGCGCTGTCCTCGCACGAGCTGGCGCAGGGCTACGAGACCGTCGTCGACCCGTCGGTGTACGTGCGCTTCCCGCTGACGTCGGGTCCGCTCGCGGGCGAGGCATCGCTGCTGGTCTGGACCACGACCCCGTGGACGCTGGTCTCGAACACCGCCGTCGCCGCCCACCCGGACGTCACGTACGTGGCGGCGCGGGCGGCCGGCTCGTCCGAGCTGCTCGTCGTCGCCGAGCCGCTCCTCGACTCCGTCCTGGGCGAGGGCGCCGAGGTCGTCGGCACGTTCACCGGCGCCGAGATGGAGCGCTGGACCTACCAGCGCCCGTTCGAGCTGGTCGACATCCCCGACGCCCACTACCTCGTCGTCGACGGGTACGTCACCACCGAGGACGGCACCGGGCTGGTGCACCAGTCCCCCGCGTTCGGCGCCGACGACCTGCGGGTCTGCCGCCGCTACGGCCTGCCCGTGGTCAACCCGGTCCGCTCCAACGGCACGTTCGCCGAGGACGTCCCGCTGGTCGGCGGGCAGTTCTTCAAGCGCGCCGACGCCGACCTGGTCGCCGACCTCGAGCACCGCGGCGTGCTGTTCAAGCACGTCCCGTACGAGCACGAGTACCCGCACTGCTGGCGCTGCCACACGCCCCTCATCTACTACGCGCAGCCGTCCTGGTACATCCGCACGACGCAGATCAAGGACGCGCTGCTGCGCGAGAACGAGAAGACCACCTGGTACCCCGAGACGATCAAGTGGGGCCGCTACGGCGAGTGGCTGCGCGGCAACGTCGACTGGGCGCTGTCGCGGAACCGGTACTGGGGCACGCCGCTGCCCATCTGGCGCAACGACGAGGACCCGTCACGCATGGTGTGCGTGGGGTCGCTGGCGGAGCTGTCGGAGCTGTCCGGTCAGGACCTCTCCGAGCTGGACCCGCACCGGCCCTACGTCGACGACGTCACGTTCACGGTCGACGGCGTGCCCGGCACGTTCCGCCGCGAGCCGTACGTCATCGACGTCTGGTACGACTCCGGCTCGATGCCGTTCGCGCAGGCCGGGTACCCGTACGCCCCCGGCAGCGCCGAGGCGTTCCAGAAGTCCTACCCGGCGCAGTACATCTGCGAGGCGCTGGACCAGACCCGCGGCTGGTTCTACACGCTCATGGCCATCGGCACGCTGGTGTTCGACCGGTCGTCGTACGAGAACGTCGTCTGCCTGGGCCTGATCCTCGCCGAGGACGGCCGGCGCATGAGCAAGCACCTGGGCAACATCCTCGAGCCGATGCCGCTCATGGACGAGCACGGCGCCGACGCCGTCCGCTGGTTCATGCTGGCCAGCGGCTCGCCGTGGCTGCCGCGCCGGGTCGGACACGCCAGCCTGCAAGAGATCGTCCGCAAGGTGCTGCTGACCTACTGGAACACCGCGTCGTTCCTGTCGCTGTACGGGCGGACGGCGGGGTGGACGCCCGGTTCCGCCGACGTGCCGCCCGTGGCCGACCGGCCGGTCCTCGACCGGTGGGCGCTGTCGGAGCTGCACCGGCTGGTCCGCGAGGTCGACGCCGCGCTCGACGGCTTCGACACGCAGGCTGCGGGCGCGAAGCTGACGGCGTTCGTCGACGACCTCTCGAACTGGTACGTGCGCCGGTCGCGGCGGCGGTTCTGGGACGGCGACCCGGCGGCGCTGGCGACGCTGCACGAGTGCGTCGAGACGCTGTCGCGGCTGATGGCGCCCATGGTCCCGTTCGTCACCGAGCGGGTCTGGCAGGACCTCGTCGTGCCGGCCGACCCGGACGCGGCGCCGTCGGTGCACGCGGCGTCGTGGCCGTCGTCGGACGATTCGCTGATCGACGACGCCCTGCGCGCCGAGGTGTCGCTGACGCGGCGCCTGGTCGAGCTGGGCCGGGCGGCCCGGGCGGAGTCGAAGGTCCGGACGCGCCAGCCGCTGGCCCGGGCGCTGGTCGGCGCGCGCGGCTGGGAGACGCTGCGGCCGGAGCTGCGGGCCGAGATCGCCGACGAGCTCAACGTCGTGTCGGTGCTGTCGCTGTCCGAGGCCGGCGCGGGCGAGGACCTGGTCGACGTGTCTGCCAAGGCGAACTTCCGGTCGCTGGGCAAGCGGTTCGCGAAGGACACGCCTCGAGTCGCCGCGGCCGTGGCGGCGGCCGACGCGGGCGCGCTCGCGTCGACGTTGAAGACCTCCGGCCGGGCGACGGTCGAGGTCGACGGCCTCGGGCCGGTCGACGTCACGCCCGACGACGTCATCGTCACCGAGACGCCGCGCGAGGGCTGGGCGGTCGCCCGCGAGGGCGAGACCGTCGCGCTCGACCTCACCCTGACCGACGCGCTGGTGCGGGCCGGTCTGGTCCGCGAGGCGGTGCGGCTGGTCCAGGAGGCGCGCAAGTCGGCCGGCTTCGAGGTGTCCGACCGCATCGAGCTGGCGTGGTCGGCGTCCGAGGCCATGGCCGAGGCGCTGCGCGAGCACGGCGCCCTGCTGGCCGACGAGGTGCTGGCGGCCGCGGTGCACGACGACCTGGCCGCGCTGGACGGCGCGCCGGAGCGGACGGACGAGGAGCTCGGCCTGACGTTCCGCCTGCGCCGGCTGCAGGGCTGACAAAGCGAGGGGCCCGACACCGCCGGTGTCGGGCCCCTTCAGTCGCTGGTT
This genomic window contains:
- a CDS encoding TraR/DksA family transcriptional regulator, whose protein sequence is MAGAKAKVDTVAGNSKVEAAEAAVLVVREDEDPWSEDELTEVREQLNSDATRLRQEIADAEADIADLLRSGDSGGEDQADTGTKTFEREHEMSLAASHRDMLIQTERALGRIENGTYGICESCGNPIGKARLQAFPRATLCMTCKQRQERR
- the lspA gene encoding signal peptidase II, whose product is MQAAAGAPLTDGGRRRAGVLLAVAAAVLAADQLTKILAVALLDPGRAVPVIGELVQLRLIRNPGAAFSLATNLTPVLTVVALVVVLAILAVSRRVANTPWAVALGAVLGGALGTLTDRMFRMPGPFRGHVVDFVELPNWPVFNVADSAIVAGAVVVAVLSVRGIPHDGARRREVVPT
- the ileS gene encoding isoleucine--tRNA ligase, with translation MTDPTGYREVPAQVDLPALEHDVLAFWRDNDVFAQTVKASEGRPQWNFYEGPPTANGMPGTHHIEARVFKDVFPRYRTMKGYHVPRQAGWDCHGLPVEIAVEKELGFEAKSDIEAYGVAEFNAKCRESVLRHVDAFEQLTERMGYWVDLSQAYRTMDASYIQSVWWSLKQIFDKGLLVEDYRVSPYCPRDETALSSHELAQGYETVVDPSVYVRFPLTSGPLAGEASLLVWTTTPWTLVSNTAVAAHPDVTYVAARAAGSSELLVVAEPLLDSVLGEGAEVVGTFTGAEMERWTYQRPFELVDIPDAHYLVVDGYVTTEDGTGLVHQSPAFGADDLRVCRRYGLPVVNPVRSNGTFAEDVPLVGGQFFKRADADLVADLEHRGVLFKHVPYEHEYPHCWRCHTPLIYYAQPSWYIRTTQIKDALLRENEKTTWYPETIKWGRYGEWLRGNVDWALSRNRYWGTPLPIWRNDEDPSRMVCVGSLAELSELSGQDLSELDPHRPYVDDVTFTVDGVPGTFRREPYVIDVWYDSGSMPFAQAGYPYAPGSAEAFQKSYPAQYICEALDQTRGWFYTLMAIGTLVFDRSSYENVVCLGLILAEDGRRMSKHLGNILEPMPLMDEHGADAVRWFMLASGSPWLPRRVGHASLQEIVRKVLLTYWNTASFLSLYGRTAGWTPGSADVPPVADRPVLDRWALSELHRLVREVDAALDGFDTQAAGAKLTAFVDDLSNWYVRRSRRRFWDGDPAALATLHECVETLSRLMAPMVPFVTERVWQDLVVPADPDAAPSVHAASWPSSDDSLIDDALRAEVSLTRRLVELGRAARAESKVRTRQPLARALVGARGWETLRPELRAEIADELNVVSVLSLSEAGAGEDLVDVSAKANFRSLGKRFAKDTPRVAAAVAAADAGALASTLKTSGRATVEVDGLGPVDVTPDDVIVTETPREGWAVAREGETVALDLTLTDALVRAGLVREAVRLVQEARKSAGFEVSDRIELAWSASEAMAEALREHGALLADEVLAAAVHDDLAALDGAPERTDEELGLTFRLRRLQG
- a CDS encoding DUF167 family protein; this encodes MRVTIRVRPGASRTAVGGTYGDALVVAVQERAVDGAATTAALDAVAAALGIRKREVTLLTGTTSRTKTVEVPDAAASRLAELMREAH